The Choristoneura fumiferana chromosome Z, NRCan_CFum_1, whole genome shotgun sequence DNA window atggtacggttttaaggtgtattaaatataattttaatctaaactttgttttcacgctcgtaataacagactttgaaagccacacttaaggcgcgcttatagaagaattttcggtatttgaggggtgaagcagacgacgcggtggaggcgaatgcggggcgactcgcgcgtctgtcacgcagcccgttgacggccttattctgtttgtaaccgtattctggttaatgtgaattccggatttttccttaaaattataattacacttttttcttggtttaataaagaaaatcttcgtttaatatgaatagtcttggtaataaacaaattatttatgcctcttcatgccacagtttgatttgtaacgtaggtaatggatagacatttagactgaataggtcgatagatagatatgacagatggcatgctcttgtttcggaggccaagaccctctttgggtccctgagccaaattagttagttagatagcttattagtctggtcaacatttaggatactttatgtttcggaaaataaatatttttggatataataaaaaattgctctaaatcggattccgcgcggacgcagtcgacggcaacaattagttttaaataaatttatagctcttccaaaattgtctggagcatgaagcgatgcttttcttattttcatgacttgagaagtatggatatgtaggagaaagttatttatcttcagtcagaggagattccaaagttgattgtctggagcatgaagcgatgttttcgctattttcgtcgcttgaaaagtatagatatgtagaagaaagttcttttcttcagtcagaggaggttctacagttatttttcatgagattctttttcccttagtggcattccccgagctcgacgggaatcaacaatttcgggtagtaaccagtccatataaaatgaaattagtttgtctttcatttttttccccaaaatgtatcatctataagtatgattactgttttgaggtgatgattttcaccactccacacagcaaatatacactgtgctcgacacgtgacatggagaccttggatctggtcataccagttactatttttgttaatttcagtagttttagtttccttttcataattctacatctgaatttcgttttctttgatacatttttcaagtccatttctaaaggctacacttcaaccgggcactttatttcacttttacttaaagatgatacattttgggagaaaaaattaaagacaaaactaatttcaaaattgaaaatacaaactgaaatatagatgcacagaaaaaccagaaaaataagaccagcactggaaatcgaacccaggtcctcggtattccgtaccgcgtgctataccgctacaccactgctggtccaccagcagtgaccagcagtggtggttgaccggcagtggtgtagcggtatagcacgcggtactgaataccgaggacctgggttcgattcccagtgctggtcttatttttctggtttttcggtgcatctatatttcagtttgtattttcaatttaggttttacgggatgaccgtaagagaaaaaaaattggaatggaaataaaaaatataaaagattccaaaaaccaatcttgatttacgtgaaggtaaattacaaatcgaagtccctataataaataagtcgctgataaggtaggcggtaggcgtcgtaatgtacggtctggtacacacggaccgcattccaattgcaatccggctgtaaaatggcagaactacatcagaactgcgtaagaactgcactccgactgcctaaatggcagttggaatgcagtcctctgacagtcgggtccagtgctggtgcagttgtactaactgcgcaataactgcatccaaactcccattttgcagccggattgcagttggagtacatgtttttgtcaataattaactagtgcaaccaagtgcaaccatcttattttattaaaataatttatgttaaataacttggctgaatgcaagatattacctttgcctgcaaaaaagtgagaaaatctaaacttagatcgaaactgttgcatctactatcagaaatgtcagtgaaactgtcaaagggatcaagcagggctactacgaaactcgaaactagaagttcgtgtcgtgcggtccctctgacacttatactatttaatacgagagcgagaggacggtacgatacgaacttcgagtttcgagtttcgtagtagccgcaaggttcgccgcatgttcgccgtgagtagtataggttatacaacgtgcctacaatttgtatggcagtcgcggtagaatctggacgaagccgtccgcttccatgagcagccgaggcccgcgccaaccagcttgcggtcgtagtacgaatgtgaaatccgctcagcagtgctgctacgaaactcgaagatcgtgggttgcggtccctctgacacttatactatttagtacgagatagagagggaccgcacgacacgaacttcgagtttggagtttcgtagtagccctgctgactcggcccgactccggccggtcgattagtgtgtggtaggtacttcgtttaggtactcttatgcttctcatatgtgctctgagttcacttatgcgttcctctttcgcttaacttttttaatactgcgattacccatattatttgctctcaaaagtagtactagcgcgttagaaaaatgtgcacaggtccgtcgtcgactacgtacacgcgtgtactggcgactgggaaatacttggccgccgccgcgcgctagaaccgttttatttgccaaagacgaaaaaattggtatgattgatgtactcaacctattgaaaatctatgaagcataaatctaaatctactaaaaactatgtaataaagcaaatttgtgttgatattcataatagtttttataatatttggtttaacgtgtaaacgaaggctctttttcaaaaaaataatctatcgaggtttttgtcagcaatcgtgtttttgatgaagtcaaaaactagctaatagactgaaaatatacatataaaaaattgcagttgtaagtattgtgtaagtatattttaaatattttctaaaattgtagttttcactacgtacagcgccttaaaaacctcacgcaacagtgcgccatctagtgagacaaaaaacgatagccctcattgaagcattcctagacgaacgaaatttttttttaaatacaaccgaattgataacctccttttgtgaagtcggttaaaaacgtcTACAAGCAGCGTAACGAAGAGTGTACTTCAAAGTTACTGCGACCCCTCCTATATAAGAGGAATCTACGACCCCGTGGGGTTCGCGaccacagattgaaaaacactgaccTATGTATTATGTTGTGTGCAGCGTCGGTGCTTCTGTTCGGTCTGTCGGCGGTGTTCCCGTACACGGGGCGGCTGCGCTGGTACTACTACCACGTGTGCCCGCGCCTGGCGCCGCTGGCGTACCCGCTGGCGCTGGTGGCGCAGACGGTGTCCGTGTACCTGACGCTGGTGGTGACGGCGGAGCGCTGGGTGGCGGTGTGCcggccgctgcgcgcgcgcgccctCTGCACGCCgcgccgcgcacgcgccgccgtcgccgccgTCGCCGCCTTCTCGCTCGCATACAACGCGCCCAAGTTCCTCGAGGTCAAGGTACGGCCACTGCTGCACTGCAGTTGGTGCGTCTCTATTAGAGCGGGTACACGTTGGACGCTCGGTGCTGCGTTAAGCGCGCGTTGATAGCGTATACACACAGCGCTCAGCAATATCAAAATGTTCGACCTCTATGCGTAGAATACGCGATCAAATGTACGGCGCCCTCGATTAAAAATCTGACAACGCGCATCTGACGCACGCTTGATTAAAAGCGCGCGCTTGCATAGTAATACACCTTCAACAGACCACCAAAGCGCGCGCTTTAAAACGCCCAAAGTGTACTCGCTCTTAGCATCATTTTCGCAAgccataatgtaatttttgtcaaattattgttagtcataattttcttttaatttttatatcgtTATCCTATTATGGATTACTGACCAGTGCTCTTGCAAAATACCATTATTGCCAGATATGAAAGATCTGCGAAGTCGAGCAAAAAAGCAgcacggccgtaccatccttttctCGGAGCGGTTCAGGCCAGACTTCGTTGTGGATAAAACTGGAAGCCCGcgaatttttagtttttatttctaAGTATGTGTCCAATATCGTATTTATGTATTAGCCTTGATTTGTGGTAAAGTTTGACGGCTTAGTTGCTCAGTTCATTTCatgcaacaataaaaaaaacatgcatgAAATATTATTTCGTGTAGAAATAACTAGCCTTAATAGGAACTGTTTCCTACGGCGGCGAAAAATGTAACAACGGCGAACTCCTTTTGTTATTaaactgggtggcaaacgagcaaatgggtctcctgatggtaagcgatcaccaccGCTTATAAACATCAACATCAACCATATTACATTCAATGCACTTCTTCACCTTAAAGCTTAGGTTGGAGTTCCGTAGTATGAGTTGGTTTGCCGTCACTCAACCTGTTGTATTCTGTAATAGTTAGAATGTCATTGAGATACGCGCGCGATGCCGATTGGCTGTAATGTGCTGTGACGTAGACCGTATTGAGTAACGCGTGTCGCGTGTTGCAGGTGACGCGCTACGCCGTGGACGGCGACGAGATCTACTGCGTGGAGGCGTCCCCGTTCCGCACGGAGCTGTACGTGGTGGTGTACGTGCACTGGCTGTACCTGCTGGTGATGTACGCCGTGCCCTTCACGCTGCTGGCCGTGCTCAACGCGGCCATCGTCCGGCAAGGCGAGTGCTGCTGCCGCCTGCCGCCTGCTGCCTGCCGCCTGCTGCCTGCTGCCGGCTGCCCTCGTCGCACTATACTACCCATTCATTAAGCCTTGTCCGCACTGCCATTGTTTCGGCGCGAATTATATTCCGCACGATACTCGTATAAGATTCAATGtgttaagccgcgtatccactagaggcagcctcgggccgagcggctgcctcgctccgaggccgcgcaagtggagacgctgccaaaggcacggctcagactgaggctcctttagccgcgtatccactagaggcagcctcgggccgagcggctgcctcgctccgaggccgcgcaagtggagacgctgcaaaggcacggctcagactgaggctcctttagccgcgtatccactagaggcagcctcgggccgagcggctgcctcgctccgaggccgcgcaagtggagacgctgccaaaggcacggctcagactgaggctcctttagccgcgtatccactagaggcagcctcggccgagcggctgcctcgctccgaggccgcgcaagtggagacgctgccaaaggcacggctcagactgaggctcctttagccgcgtatccactagaggcagcctcgggccgagcggctgcctcgctccgaggccgcgcaagtggagacgctgccaaaggcacggctcagactgaggctcctttgagcacggccaaaaaaccgacaaaatatggctcggctcgcggtgctcggcctgaggctgctctaatggatacgcggctttacaGAATTGCTAGAAATAAAACGCGCGGAAAAAATCGCAGTTCAGACAGGGTCTTAGTTTGCCGGAGGGTTACCTGTGCAGGTTGACCGGAGCGTGTATGGGAACTGACCTGTGTTAGTGATCTACGTTAcgttggtaccatcagccaaataagtggtctatcaatttttaaacaagttcctatcaaatgaatatctatgtcgctaaagtcgaactttcaagttgacagacacgtcttttggcattattgttttttgacatgcactgagaaaaaaatattgttgggTGTAACAAAATAACTTTAACGCCACACAACCGTCTAAGCTGAGTTGTAGAAGAAACAACATTTTATTGTCAAGATGTTTATGGGGAATCTAACAACGTTTTATAAACGACGTTCTAAATTGTTACAATTACAATGTTTTCTATATTGTCGTTGCAACTACAAATACATTGCGCTATTAACAACAGAacttttgtcacttcaaatcgAAGCTTGTGCTTTTAACAATAGAATTATTGTCACTACAAATCGAACTTTGTGCTCTTAACAACAGAAATTTTGTCACTGCAAATTGAACTTTGTGCTTTTAACAACAGAACTTTTGTCGTTACAAACCCAACTTTGTGCTTTTAACAATAGAACTCTTGTCATTATAAATCAAACTTGGTGCTTTTAACAATAGACCTCTTGGGGTCAATGGGGTCACTAGCGGAAAACGTAACTTGTCCATCCCAGACCTACTACAACTTAGAAACTAGAGAAGAGTCCTCCCAGGACTGACAGGAGGGGCACGCTGTCACCGAACGTCAACAGGGGCCtgttgcataacaaagtacaactAATATTACAAGCGGAACTCTCGCTTCAGTTATACCCGGTGTttcctgtaacacgagcaaataattaaaacatagatcatactacAAATTTATCTTTGAAATGTGCAAGGCCAGCACCCTCTAGGCACTCGTCTAATTTCATTTCGATTTTGTTTCACCTCAGACTCTGACCTCACCACGCCGTGTCAATTTACAAATGAACGAGAATTTGATGAGACAGCGACAACATTGTACCCCTCCCCGCTACCGCTTCATAACCCGCGTTTTGTTATTCCAACATAGTTAATTTGTACATTGCCAATTTGACAATATTACTATTTATTCTGGAACAAAGGTACTTTGTTAAGAAATTACCTTTGTCATTGTATTAATAGTAATTTTGtacatgtcaatttgacaataTAACTGTTTACTCTGATACAATGTTACTTTGTTAGAAAGTCGTTTTGATTCTTTATTAATGTTTAACTGTGTTAGGTCTGCAAAATACTGTTGTCAAACCAACTAacccaaaacatgtttttaccTTAGTAAAGTGCAAGTTGTTTATAACACAGTAAACGCTTGACAATAAAAACGCTGTACAAGTACCTAAGTTGGCTTTTTTATTATGACAACACTTATAGTGttcacaacaacaaaaaaatgggAAAGCGTTTATTGTGACTTTGTTAGCCGTTTTTTTTCTCAGTGTGCTAAcggttatcaactttagggtgctagaccacatatttggctgacggTGAAAGCGGATTGATTGCGGTCAATAGCATTTTTTTTGGACTTGCGTCCTTTTGCAGTTGCCcgaaacaaaagtaaaaatctATTCTTTCGAATGACACTGTACATCGAATGTCGCCACAATCGCTGTAAGTATAACCTCTCCGGCAAACTGTATCGTGTATGACCAACTTACATGCTTTCTATATTCTGATCAAtagacatttgacatttcggagacctttCGCTACACTAGCGTCTCTAGCAACGAATTCATACGATGACCGTCATTGTACAGATAGTTCAATTAAGATGTGCGCGCGGTCCTATGTGTGGGTAAAGCCACACACGCAAGACGTCTTTTGCTCGGACGACGACTGCCGCGTCACGTGaaacttgtatatttacaagcgcacgcacacatagggccacgcgcacaactgagttgaactatgtgtgtgtatgtacctGAAAGCTAATGATTTTGGTGTGTACAGTGCGGCGCGCGCAGGCGGAGCGGGCGCGGCTGTCGCGCTCGCAGCGGCGCGAGCTGTCGCTGGCCACCATGCTGCTGGTGGTGGTGCTCGTGTTCTTCCTCTGCAACCTGCTGCCGCTCGTGACCAACTCGTGCGAGGTACGCGGCTCACCATAACGCTCCTTCAACCCTAAGGGTCGTCCACTGAGCGAGGCAAACACATAAGGCATGACTACGATACAGGGCTTAAAATAGCAACGACCATGGAAGGCGCTCGCTCAGTGGAGATTTGGCTTTAGGCTGCgattcaaccagagatgtgagaggatGTCTTGcgagaaatgtatttttcatgaaccaatagaaatgcttcttTAACCTATTCTCGCTTCGTTCAGCTGTTAATACAGAGCGGTGCTGTACCATCAGCCTAATATattgtggtctaccaccctaaatttttcatgtcataaaacaataatggcaaTAATGACAATAAACGTGTCTGtcgacttgaaagttcgactttagcgacatattcatttgataggaacttgtttataaattggtagaccacttatttggctgatggtacaaagaTAGGTAACCTAAATGACCTAAATGAATTTCTATTATGAAAAACACTTCTCGCACATTTATGGTGGAGACGGAGTCTTACCTTATaattgaacaaagatattttgagtTACAACCATTTTACAaatattgtgtttgttttaGATACTAAAAAGAGAGACACAGATAAAAATGCTGTGTTTCATTCcctttgatttaattttttcatctaAGGCACAAAACCTTAAAATCGTTTTTCAAATTTGATTTTCACCGTGCGAATAAAATTATCTAAACCATATTACAGGGCTCTTCGATCAGCTCCAATCGGATGAACCATGTTAAGCCTCACGCccattatattatttagacCTCGGGGATAACTTAACTCGGAAAATTAGCTGAATCAGCATCCTTCTGGTTTCCAGGTGTTCCTGGGCTCGGAGCTGGAGCGGCTGGACGCGCTCGTGAAGACGTCCAACCTGCTGGTCACCATCAACTCGTCGGCCAACTTCCTCATCTACGTGCTGTTCGGGGACAAGTTCAAGCGCGTGTTCCTGGCGACCTTCTGCCGGCCCGTGCTGGCGCGGCTGCCGTGCGGGCGCCGCCAGGAGGACCCCGACGACACGCGCGACGACTCATGCTCGGCGCCCGAGCGACTATCGCTGCGCGTGTCGCTGGCGCGCGACGCCACGCTGCGCTGCTCCGCGCCGCGCGACGGCACGCTGCGGTGCTCGGcaccgcgccgcccgcgcccgcgccgcgctgACCCCGGCCCCGGCCCACCGTCTACtaccccgcgccgccgccgccgctcacCGACCTCACAGACCTCAACAACGGCCACGCCGCCGACCACTTCTaaacccccccccccgcccccgACCCAACACGCGGACGGACCATTCCTTCGCCCCCAGTGACAACGTCTGACGATCACGATCGCATCCATTTTTTTCATCAGTCTGGGCCGTCAGTTCGAGAGGGTTACATTACATGGCAATTTTGTCGTCATTCTGACCAGAATAATGGCCTGAACTGATGCCAAAATGAGCGAGTAAGCGATGACTAATGTGTGAGCTTATATCGTTTGACAGATCCTAGCCTAGGGTTGCCATCCATCCTAACTCGGGGCATGTCGCGGTATGAAGCGTGCTGCCCCGCCGTCTCAGCCAATAAAGAAATTGCCCCGCTCGAAACCGGGTCCACGGGACTAGCATTTTCTAGTAAAGTGAAAATTTAATAAGTATTGCTCCAAATAGCCTGACATCAGAATATTACAAATGGACATAGAAACCTTATCCGAGTAGGTTACAGAATCAATAGTTTTTTGAcacattttataataactatattatattattcaccatctctttctaccctcatcatAGGCACATGTGACAGAAAAAACGGTGAAAACGATttcgattccgagtgcgttagacaattaAGGCCGCGGTCACGAATAGAGGAACCGCTCCGACGCACGATTGGCTAGCGACGGGGCCATCTAAAATTTCTCAAATTGGATGCATATTATAATGCAAGTTCCGCTTCTCCTTCGCCCTTCTGTCCCCTGGCACGGCGATCTGCCTATTCCGGCTTTACCTACAAAATTATGAATGCTATTGTGATTGTGAGAGTGTTAGACGATACGATTTAAGGTTACGGTGGCCATCGAAGTCTTAAATGTTAAACACCGCGCTCGTGTAATCGGCAGCGTCGCCGGGACCAGCGTCGGTCGCTCACGTTAGGTTAGTTGTGGAGAATGCGGGAGTGCGGGAACTTGTGCCGCGTGAACGGACGCGCGCCGCCGACACGCGGCAGTGCAGTGAGTGCGCAGTGCGGGCAGTGTGGTCAGTGTGGTCAGTGTGGCCAGTGTGGCCAGTGCGGCCAGTGGGGTCACTGTGGCCAGTGTCAGCGCCACGCTGCACCAAGCAAACTGAACAATGAACGAGAGCTTCtctgttaaataaaagttaattcGATGTACTCATTGTTTTCTTACCCCCATCCGCCTTTACCCCACCCCACTACACTAGATAGATTGCCATGCACTTTTGCTGACTATAAACCACCATTGCCGTACCTGATTTCAAGTCAATCACATttcttaaagtaaataaaataggatTTGCAACATTTGGAAATACTTTCTTTAAAGCTGATGTTGTGTAAGTATGTTTTTACAAGctcttatttagtttcacctgtcccgttgtcagtttgtctgtaatcaaatcttgcaagataaatttgaccaacttccaataATCAGATTCACTTCCAATTTGGAATGCTTATGtaaataatctagtagtgacatcctagtagtccgaccaggatcgtctccgccggacggaactcttcaacggttcaTACGAgtagtatcgacttgaaatttggtatgtaatgCAAGTATGTATTGGTATTGGATGACAATgccagtacagtcaacaaaaagtacaaaaccaaaaaaagcttgtattaaaaatgaaatttttatgtttaggttattttaaatctatgcttTACTGTGCTCAGtcaaaaagttaataaataagtaacataTTAAAACACCTGGTAGTTTAGAAGTGTAGTTAAATggtaaaagtattaaaaatatttgtggtTGTagtggcaatagaaatacacaatGGTGCGTAAATTTCAGCTGTGTTATCTATTATGGTATGTCGAGATACAACGCTGTGACTAACAggtagacaaacagacagacggacagctaAACGACAGTGGTAGGGTTTAATACAAAAGAATAAGCTTGTCTAATAAGCAAGCGGTCGCCTGGTGGGGGTGAGCATCGGCACCCTCGCACACCCACAACACCAGAATAtcgcaggtgcgttgccggcctagattgcttcaagtgccagtaacttcaccagctgtcttaagCTGCGATTTTTGCGGGTATTTTTTCTAGATGGCgttatacataattatagtaTCGAGAAATACGTTTGACGTCAAGCATCGTAttcgaggaatatgtttttcatgaaccaatggaaactcttcatttacgcCTCGATCCGCTCGGCTGTTATGCACCTTTAGAATGAAACcgacacaattcgaaatattcacattactaaaataaactttgtacaaaaacaaaacatgattAAGTTATAAAATGAGAACATTTTGAATTGTGTCGGTTTCGTTGGATTTCGcaatactagcgccatctattctGACACAGAAACCttcaatgttttaaaactccctGACCTGCGCCTGAGAGCCCATCATAGCTAGTGACCagaaactataataaataacaacactTTGACATCTAATGTTATATGTTTAATCAAATCTAGCTctgcaaacaattatgtagaacTCGGATGGTTTTCCGCAACAGACGCTGATGTAGTGGGTGCCTCCGCGTCACCCTACGGTGGCGCCCAGAACTCGTCCACAGAACACTATTCACTTGAGGTTCGAAGCATACGTTTGAGAACTAGATTCGTCCGAGTGGGGGGAGGCGCGTCGTGGGCTTTAGCAGTAGGTGAGCAGTTCTTCGATGCTGCAGGCCTTCATGCAGCACTCGGAGACGACCTGGCGTTTGGCGCGCGCCGCGCAGCTCCGTGCTGTGGCGTCCCACGCCGCAGCCGAGGGCGCGCCCAGCGTCTGTGCCCGGCGCCGTCCGCAGTACACCTGCGCGGGGcctcgccgccgcccgccgcctgCCGCCAGCCGCCAGCCCCGCCAACAACAGAGCCATCACTGAGACCTTAATGTTCATGCTTGCTGCGAGCTGTACAGTATGGAGTGTGTGAGGTGACGGCGCGAGCCTCCCGTTTTATACCGCGCTGCCCGCTCATTAGCATACGGATATAATGGTCCCGCCCGCGGGCGGCCGCGGCGGCGCCACCTCTAAGGCGCGATGACCCGCTCGACTGGGCGGACACACGGCGGCTCGCGTCGGAGCGCACGTCGCGTGAACTGAGATTGAACCCGCACAAACACGTTCACAcgtacacacatacatatattgcaagttaaataagttttttggtaaaaagtcatttttaatacaagctttttttgctgactgtactttttgttgactgtacttgcattgtcacccaaactatacttgcatatcaaatttcaagtcgatgccattaaccgttgaggacttccgtcctgcggagacgaccaggatgtcactaccagaaagtgtgcgaaatttcaagtcaatctcaCCAATCAGTCAAGCATGCTTTTTAAGTGACATACCGATACTTCAGGTACTAGCAGCCCAGCAGGTAAGCAGGCGTATTACTGTGCTAGTAACGACCATGTGTAAGGCGGcctataggtattttatatgcAATTTGTATACTCTGACTTTCAAACCCACGACCACAAATCAATCATCAAATTCAACTGACCACGAAAATTCGTGCGCTTGAAACACTCCAATAATGCATGTCTCATTTCCTCTTCCAGAACTAAATCTATTTACCTTTTCTTTCACATTAACGGTAACTAGTGACCCGCAACGGATTCATTTAGATGCTACCTACTTTAAGCTACTTAAAAAAAGCGAGAAAAGATAAATGAGGTCTATGACCAAACAAAGGCACGTCACATTATTTACCCCCTAAACCCTTAACCCCTAACTACACCCGCGCGAAGCCGAAGCGCACTGCTCGCTGTATAATTATTGTTTCGTatcttttttgccgactgtacctCGTTGCTGCGGCTTGCAACTGCGGCTGCGATGAACTGCTGGGTGTCCATCAACTTGGCGGGATTGCTTCGAATGCCTCCTGAGGGAAAAATACCCCGGGATTAGCTAAATGCATGAGTTTAGCCGGTTTTTCCATAATTTATCGCTGTTTTCgaacaaataaaactaaacaaaggcatttttaaatttatatatgtAGCTACGACAAATGAATTGGGTGTTAAAAGACGTGAAGAACTAACATCCTCCAGCTACAAATCATTTAAACCGCAAAGTATGCAAATCTTGGTAAATCATTAGGAAAAACGTGTTAAATACCTACCGACCGAGGTGATGTAGCCAAGCTAGTGACCGGAGGGCGGGAGAGGTGGGCCCGTTTATTACCCTGTTTTGCTTACTGAGTGTGACCGAACGGAAACCCAG harbors:
- the LOC141430114 gene encoding FMRFamide receptor-like produces the protein MNAGNGSLECSSDAVSESDKLFRFVVHGVLLNVVGCGGLLGNALCVAVLSRPQMRSSINCLLAGLAAADAALLAASVLLFGLSAVFPYTGRLRWYYYHVCPRLAPLAYPLALVAQTVSVYLTLVVTAERWVAVCRPLRARALCTPRRARAAVAAVAAFSLAYNAPKFLEVKVTRYAVDGDEIYCVEASPFRTELYVVVYVHWLYLLVMYAVPFTLLAVLNAAIVRQVRRAQAERARLSRSQRRELSLATMLLVVVLVFFLCNLLPLVTNSCEVFLGSELERLDALVKTSNLLVTINSSANFLIYVLFGDKFKRVFLATFCRPVLARLPCGRRQEDPDDTRDDSCSAPERLSLRVSLARDATLRCSAPRDGTLRCSAPRRPRPRRADPGPGPPSTTPRRRRRSPTSQTSTTATPPTTSKPPPPPPTQHADGPFLRPQ